Proteins encoded within one genomic window of Episyrphus balteatus chromosome 1, idEpiBalt1.1, whole genome shotgun sequence:
- the LOC129905225 gene encoding ATP-dependent DNA helicase PIF1-like — protein MATVLKQCKIIIWDECTMAHKHSLEALDRTLKDIKNNGKLFGGTLLLLSGDFRQTLPVIPRSTYADEIDACLKSSRLWRYVEKVQLTVNMRVQMLQDTYAEIFSKQLLDIGNGKVPVHENTGCIKLQPDFCTIINTQNTLIHHIFPDVQTQYKNLEWLSERAILAAKNVDVNELNSKIQELLPGDLVSYKSVDTVCDPNEAVNYPNEFLNSLDMPGMPPHHLKLKVGSPVILLRNLNPTRLCNGTRLVIKKLMKNVIEASILNGKFRGENVLLPRIPMIPTDVPIDFKRIQFPIRLAFAMTINKSQGQTLSVCGLDLGTPCFSHGQLNVACSRVGKPSSLFVLATDGLTKNIVHSIALRD, from the coding sequence ATGGCCACTGTGCTAAAACAGTGTAAAATTATCATTTGGGATGAATGTACTATGGCACACAAACATTCGCTTGAAGCATTGGATAGAACATTAAAGGatataaaaaacaacggcaaacTATTTGGCGGCACTCTGTTACTCCTTTCAGGTGATTTTCGACAAACACTTCCCGTTATTCCACGCTCAACATATGCTGATGAAATAGACGCATGCTTGAAATCTTCGCGACTTTGGCGTTATGTTGAAAAAGTACAACTCACAGTGAACATGCGCGTTCAAATGCTTCAGGATACATACGccgaaattttttcaaaacaactaTTAGATATTGGCAATGGCAAAGTTCCTGTACATGAAAATACGGGATGCATAAAATTACAGCCGGATTTCTGCACAATCATTAATACGCAAAATACTCTTATCCACCACATATTTCCCGATGTACAAACACAATACAAAAATCTGGAGTGGCTGTCAGAAAGAGCGATTTTGGCAGCAAAAAATGTGGACGTGAATGAATTAAATTCAAAGATACAAGAGTTGTTGCCAGGGGACCTGGTCTCATATAAATCTGTCGATACCGTTTGCGATCCAAACGAAGCTGTGAATTATCCGAATGAGTTTCTGAATTCATTGGATATGCCAGGCATGCCACCGCACcatttaaaattgaaagttGGATCTCCGGTTATTTTACTAAGAAATTTAAACCCAACACGGCTTTGCAATGGCACAAGAttggtaattaaaaaattaatgaaaaacgTTATCGAAGCCAGCATTTTGAATGGCAAGTTCAGAGGCGAAAATGTATTGCTGCCACGAATCCCTATGATTCCCACAGATGTACCAATtgatttcaaaagaattcaattcCCAATTAGATTGGCATTCGCAATGACTATCAATAAGTCACAAGGCCAAACGTTATCCGTTTGTGGCTTAGATTTAGGTACGCCTTGCTTTTCCCATGGACAACTTAATGTGGCATGTTCTCGCGTGGGAAAACCATCAAGTTTATTTGTATTGGCTACAGACGGACTAACTAAAAATATTGTGCACTCTATTGCGCTCAGGGAttaa